TAGCAATTCATGAAATCACTGTTCAGTTCCTAAGTGACATAAATACTAAATTCTATTAAGGCTACGTTGTAGACATATCTACGATGTAAAATATAGTCCCAAAGAGAATTACAGCCATTTGGCTATAGATAATTTTGAATTATGTCCGCCAGCAGCCGCAATTTCTAAAGCACGCCGACCATGAGCTTGTCCTTTAACATCATGTAAATCTGCATTAGAATAAGAGACTTGTACTGACTCAACTACATCATGTATCTTTACAGGTTGGTAACGTCCAGGATTATTTAATAAATCAACTACTTCCGATATACTTTGACAACCATAAACAGCCAATCCTTTTACTACAGCCGCTTCTTGGGCATTGTCAGCCGGGACAACTAAACCCGTAATTCCCATTTTTTGGGCAGTAGCAGCGATGGGTAAAACCCCAGCCACCGGGCGCAGACTCCCATCTAGTGAAACTTCACCGAGGAATAGATAATCACCCAATAAATCAGCATTAATTTGCTCAGAAGCCGCCAAAATACCCACACTAATCGGCAAATCAAAACAAGGGCCTTCCTTGCGTAAATCAGCCGGAGTCAAGTTAATCACGATTTTCCGCATCGGAAAAGCAAAACCAGCATTTTTTAAGGTAGCCTTCACCCTCTCTTTCGATTCCTGAACCGCGCTATCTGGAAGCCCCAAGACAATAATTCCTGGTAATCCCCCCGATACATCGACTTCCACCCCCACTTTTACCGCATCGATACCAACAATTGATGCACTCCAGACTCTCGCCAGCATTATTTTATTCCTTAGTCATTAGTCATCCGTCCGTCTTATTATTGACAATTGGCAAATGACAAATAACAAATGACCAATGACTAATCAAGACACAATTTTTAGTAAGATTATTCGTCGGGAAATTCCCGCCAATATCGTTTATGAGGATGATTTAGCT
This window of the Nostoc sp. HK-01 genome carries:
- a CDS encoding Mg chelatase, subunit ChlI gives rise to the protein MLARVWSASIVGIDAVKVGVEVDVSGGLPGIIVLGLPDSAVQESKERVKATLKNAGFAFPMRKIVINLTPADLRKEGPCFDLPISVGILAASEQINADLLGDYLFLGEVSLDGSLRPVAGVLPIAATAQKMGITGLVVPADNAQEAAVVKGLAVYGCQSISEVVDLLNNPGRYQPVKIHDVVESVQVSYSNADLHDVKGQAHGRRALEIAAAGGHNSKLSIAKWL